CGAGCTCCTCCGCGACGACCGCGTACATGAGCGTGTCGCCGCCGAGACCACCGTACGCTTCGCTGATCGGGACGCCCATCACGTCGAGCTTCCCGAGTTCGTCGAAGATCTCCTCGGGGAACCGGTGCTCGTCCTCGATCTCCTGGGCGATCGGTTCGATCTCCTCGTCGCAGAACCGACGCACCTCCTCCTGGATCATCCGGTGCTCGTCCGGCAGCTCGAAGTCCATATGCGAAACTTGCAGAGACCGAAAATAAAGGCTTCTACACCGTGACCGATTCTCGGGCACGGCGGCGTCGCGTCCTGTGACGCAGTCACCTCGACGCGTCCAGCGGTCGATGGGGCGTTCGTGGCTCGAGCGGCGCACACCGAGGCTCGCGACGGTTCACCGCCGACCGTCTCGAGCGGGAGAGTTTTGGGGGCCGGGAACGGAGTTGTGAGGCGTGGCCATCCGGGAGTTGCTACGGGGGACCGTCGACTGGACGCGCCTCGAGGCCGTCGCGAGAACCGTCGCCGAGCGCAACGGCCGGACCGCGGTGCGCGTCGAGTTCCTCGACGCCGACAACTGGCTGTCGACGCCGATGATCGTCGACGACGAGTGGTTCGTGAAGGTCGTCACCCCGCAGAACTCGGTCGTGCACGCGGTGTTCACCGCCGGCCGGAACCTCGGTGCGTTCTCCTCGGGCACCGAGGGGTTCTTCGATCACGTCGGAACGCCGCTGGCGCTCGCCGAGCGCGAGTTCGAGGCCGCGACCCGGATGCGTGCGATCGGCCTGAACGCCCCCCGACCCGTGGACGCCTTCGAGGTCGAGGGGCTGGGCGTACTCGTCCTCGAGTACCTCCCGGACTTCAGGACGTTCGACGACCTCGCGGACGCCGAGGTCGAGTCGCACGCGAGCGAGCTGTTCGACGTGCTCTCGACGATGCACGACGAGGGGCTCGCGCACGGCGACCTCCGGGGCGAGAACCTCCTCGTGTACGACGACGAGCTGTACGTCATCGACGCGACGACCGTCCGCGAGGAGGGGTTCGCGGGTGCGCGATCCTACGACCTGGCGTGCGCCCTCGCGGAACTCGCCCAGCGCATCGGCGCTCGAGAGGCGGTCGCCGCCGCTCGCGAGGCGTACCCGGTCGCGGACGTGCTCGCCGCGCGGGACTTCCTCGACTTCGTCGCGCTCCGCCCCGACCACGATTTCGACGGCAACGCACTCAAGGGCGAGATCGAGCGCGTCGCGACGTAGTCACCGGAATCGTCCGCCCGTCGTCGGTGACCACCCCCACACGATTTGCCGGTAAGAATTGCCGAGAACCGCCCGGTGGAAGGGGTGCCTTTTTCATGTGGCTACGAGTAATTTTTGCCGAACACGATGAGCGATACGTTCCAGCACTACATCGACGGCGAATGGACGGACGGCTCCGGCGACGAGACGTTCACGTCCGAGAACCCCGCGACCGGCGAGACCCTCGGCGAGTTCCGACGCGGCACACCGACGGACGTACAGCGTGCGCTCGACGCCGCGGAGGACTCCTTCGAGGAGTGGCGGAGCCTCTCGCACATCGACCGCGCCGAGTACCTCTGGGACGTCTACCACGAGCTCAAGGACCGACACCAGGAACTCGGCGAGGTCGTCACGAAGGAGTGCGGGAAGGAGATCAGCGAGGGGAAAGCGGACGTGACCGAGGCGTGGCACATGGTCGAGTGGGCGGCCGGGAACGCCCGCCACCCCCACGGCGACATCGTCCCGAGCGAGATCGCCAGCAAGGACGCGTACATGCGTCGGAAGCCCAACGGCGTCGTCGGCTGCATCACGCCGTGGAACTTCCCGGTCGCGATCCCGTTCTGGCACATGGCGATCGCGCTCGTCGAGGGGAACGTCGTCGTCTGGAAGCCCGCCGAGCAGACGCCTTGGTGCGGGCAGATCATCGCCGAGATGCTGGAGGACGCCGGCATCCCCGACGGCGTGTTCAACATGGTGCAGGGCTTCGGCGACGCCGGCGCGGAGATCGTCGAGAACGACGTCACCGACACCGTGCTGTTCACGGGCAGCGCCGAGGTCGGGCACGAGGTCGCGAGCAAGGTCGGCGGCGAGCCCGGGAAGAACGCCGCCTGCGAGATGGGCGGGAAGAACGGCATCGTCATCACGGAGGAAGCGGACCTCGACATCGCCGTGCACTCCGCGGTCATGTCCAGCTTCAAGACGACCGGGCAGCGCTGCGTCTCCAGCGAACGCCTGATCGTCCACGAGGACGTCTACGACGAGTTCAAGGAGCGCTACGTCGAGATCGCCGAGAACATCGCGGTCGGCGACCCGCTCGACGCTGACACGTTCATGGGGCCCGCGATCGAGGAAGGGCACGTCGAGAAGATCCAGCGCCACAACGAGATGGCGCGCAAGGAGGGCGCGAACGTCCTCGTCGACCGCTTCGAGCTCGACGACGACGAGATCCCCGACGGCCACGAGGACGGGCACTGGGTCGGACCGTTCGTGTACGAGATGGAGTACGACACCGATCTCCGCAGTCTCAAGGAGGAGTGCTTCGGGCCGCACGTCGCGCTCGTGAAGTACAGCGGTGACATCGAGGACGCCGTCGACATCCACAACGACGTCCCGTACGGGCTCGCCGGCGCGGTCATCAGCGAGGACTACCGCCAGGTGAACTACTACCGCGACAAGGCCGAGGTCGGCCTCGCGTACGGGAACCTCCCCTGCATCGGCGCGGAAGTCCAGCTGCCCTTCGGCGGCGTGAAGAAGTCTGGGAAGGGCGCACCGAGCGCACGCGAGGCGATCGAGGCCGTCACCGAGCGGACCGCGTGGACGCTCAACAACTCCAAGGACATCGAGATGGCACAGGGCCTCTCAGCGGACATCAAGACCGACGACGACTGAGGCGTCGTCGCGTCCTGCAGTTCGCTCTCGATTGCTGTTCTTCGACCGCGATACGTCGCTCCGGGAGACCAGTGGGGACCATCGGCTCGCGATGCCCGACGCTCGTCGCTGTCGCTGAACGACATCCACCCCGTGGTTTGACGAGACGTCGACCTGAACGTCGAGTCGATGGTCGATCCCGCAACCGCGCCCCTGTCCGAGGTGATCCTGCGGCTGCTCGTCGCGTTCGGGCTGGGAGCGCTGCTCGGCCTGGAGCGCGAGCGAGCCGAGTCCGGCGGGTCGTTCGCCGGCAGCAGGACGTTCCCCCTGTTCGCGCTCTACGGCGCGCTCGTCGCGGGATTCTATCCGGCCGGATTCGCGCTCTCGGTCGCCGCCCTGGTGGTCCCGCTCTCGGTCGCGTACGTCGCGAAGGTCTGGTTCGAGCACGACATCGGACTGACGACGCTCGTCGCGGCACTCCTCGTCGTCCTCCTGGGTGCGTTGACGATGCACTCCGAGAACGGCGTCGTCGTCGCGGTCGTCGTCGGCGGCGCGACGACGGTGCTCCTCTCGGCGAAGGACCCCATCCACGAGTTCGTCGACCGCGTCGACGAGACCGAACGGCGGGCGACCGCGAAGTTCGTGCTCGTCGTGCTCGTCGTCCTCCCCGCCCTCCCCGACCGATCGCTCGACGCGCTCTACGGCCTGAACCCACGGTTCGTGTGGCTGATGGTCGTCTTCGTCACCGGACTCGGGTTCGTCGCGTACGTCCTCGGTCAGGTCCTCGGCGCCGAACGCGGAATCGCACTCACCGGACTCGTCGGCGGGTTCGTCTCCTCCACGGCGACGACCGTCTCGATGGCCGAGAAGACGACGCAGAACGAGACGCTCTATCACGTCTGCGCGTTCGCGGTCGTCACCGCTTCGATCGTGATGTTCCCGCGGGCACTCATCGAGGTCGCCGTCGTCAACCCCGCGCTCCTGCCGAGCGTGGCAGTCCCGCTCGGCGTGATGACCGTCGTCGGCGTGATCGCCGCTGGCGTCCTCTACTGGCGGACCGCCTCCGAGAGCGACGTCGAACCCGACGACCTGAAGAACCCGTTCCGGCTCCGGCCGGCGCTCGCGTTCGGCGTCATCTTCGCGGTCGTCCTCCTCGTCTCGGAGTCCGCGAACGAACTCTTCGGGAGCACGGGCCTGTACGCGACGGCGTTCCTCTCCGGGCTCGCGGACGTCGACGCGATGACGCTCACGCTCAGCACGCTCGCCGCCGAGGGCGCGGTGTCGACGGAGGTCGCCACCACCGGCATCGTGATCGCGGCGATCGCGAACACCGCCGTGAAGGCCGCCCTCGCGTGGGTCCTCGGCACGCGCGAGCTCGGCACGCTCGTCGCGGTCGTCCTCGGCGTCGTCGCAGCGAGCGGCCTCCTGCTCGTCGTCGTCTGACCGCGCGAGAACGCGCCAGCCGCGTCGGTGTTCTGGCAGGAGGATCGGCAACACCGGAACGGTCGAGAGCCGGACGACTGTCTCGGCGACGGATAGCGGTGTTGGAGGTGATCGGAATCGGGCCGGCGGCGGTCGCGGACGCTTACGGTCGCGATACGTCGAATTCGCAGTGCTCGAGGGCGTGAGGACGAGAGATGCGACACCTCGATTAGGCTCCCGGGTAGCCCCGAGGTGCCGCGTTGGGCGCGGGCGTAGGTGCGACGGGCGTTGTGTGCCGGTCAGACGTGAAAAGCGTCTTCTTCCGGCAACCAATCCTATCGCCGCCTCACATATAAATGGTCGGTTCCACGTGAGCGTTCGCGCCGGCGAGCCGTGGGTGAGTCTGACACGATTCGTGGGGCGTACCGAGCCCACGCGGAACCCACCTAGAGCCGTCGATCCTCGAGCGCCGGGAACTCCGCACGCACGGAGCGAACTCGCTCCGGGTCGAGGTCGGCGAACACCGTCGTCTCCCGGTCGTCTGTCGTCGCGACCGGCGTCCCCCACGGGTCGTACGCGGTCGACCGACCGACGAGGTCCGTGCCGCCGACCGTGCCCGCGCCGTTGATCGTCGCGACGTAACTCAAGTTCTCGACCGCGCGCGTCGACGGGAGCGTCTTCCAGTGCTCGACGCGCGGGTACGGCCACGCGGACGGCACCAGCACCAGGTCCGCGCCCGCGTCCAGGTACTCGCGGTACAGCTCCGGGAACCGCAGGTCGTAGCACGTCGATACCGCGAGCGTGAACCCCGCGACGTCGACCGTCGGCCGGCGCTCCCCGGCCACCAGGAGTTCCGCCTCCGCGGAGTCGTACCCGAACAGGTGATGCTTCCGGTAGACGAGCTCTCGATCGCCGCGCGGCGAGAACACGACCGCGGTGTTCGCGAGTCCCTCGTCGGCCGGCGTCGGCACGTCCACGGAAGACGCCGCCGTCGAAGCAAGGTCCTCCACGACCGTCCCCGCGAGCACCCACACGTCGTTTTCGCGCGCAGCGTCCGCGAACGCCGCCAGTCGCGGCCCCCCGAGCCCCTCGGCCTGGCGAGCGTACGAGTCGAACGCGAAGTACCCGACGTCGAACAGCTCGGGGAACGCGACGAGGTCCGCGCCCGCGTCCGCAGCCGCTTCCAGTTCCGAGAGCGCCCGCTCGACGTTGTCCTCGACGTTCCCGGCATCTGGAGAGAACTGCACGAGCGCCACTCGAAGACCGTCGCCAGCGTCGACGTGGTTCGCGGTCATGCCGGGAGCCCCAGGTCGGCACGCAACGCCGCCTCGAGGTTGTCCAGTTCGTCGTCGAGGTTCTTCCTGAAGTACCGCTCGACGCCCGGGAGTTTCCCCTCGACGCGGAACCGATTGACGAGCTCGCAGCCGTCCTCGGTCGGCACCACCTCGTGCTCGCCGACGACGCGCATCACCTTCGACCGACCGACGAACTTCACGTACTCGCCCTCGCGGCGCTCGACGTCCCGGGTCTCCACGGCCGTCGTCCGATCGATCACGGGAATCGGGAGGCCGACGTGCCACGTCGCCCTATCACCGTCGCCGTCCGGGTCGATGTCGTAGTCCTCGACGACGCTGATCGCCTCCGCGCGACAGCGCGGGTCGGAGATGAACGCCCACACGTCCTCGGGTGGTGCGGCGAACGCGAACGTCCGCTCGACGGTCACAGTCATCGATAGAACTAGCTCACCGTTACCTTCC
Above is a genomic segment from Halorubellus sp. JP-L1 containing:
- a CDS encoding MgtC/SapB family protein codes for the protein MVDPATAPLSEVILRLLVAFGLGALLGLERERAESGGSFAGSRTFPLFALYGALVAGFYPAGFALSVAALVVPLSVAYVAKVWFEHDIGLTTLVAALLVVLLGALTMHSENGVVVAVVVGGATTVLLSAKDPIHEFVDRVDETERRATAKFVLVVLVVLPALPDRSLDALYGLNPRFVWLMVVFVTGLGFVAYVLGQVLGAERGIALTGLVGGFVSSTATTVSMAEKTTQNETLYHVCAFAVVTASIVMFPRALIEVAVVNPALLPSVAVPLGVMTVVGVIAAGVLYWRTASESDVEPDDLKNPFRLRPALAFGVIFAVVLLVSESANELFGSTGLYATAFLSGLADVDAMTLTLSTLAAEGAVSTEVATTGIVIAAIANTAVKAALAWVLGTRELGTLVAVVLGVVAASGLLLVVV
- a CDS encoding RIO1 family regulatory kinase/ATPase yields the protein MAIRELLRGTVDWTRLEAVARTVAERNGRTAVRVEFLDADNWLSTPMIVDDEWFVKVVTPQNSVVHAVFTAGRNLGAFSSGTEGFFDHVGTPLALAEREFEAATRMRAIGLNAPRPVDAFEVEGLGVLVLEYLPDFRTFDDLADAEVESHASELFDVLSTMHDEGLAHGDLRGENLLVYDDELYVIDATTVREEGFAGARSYDLACALAELAQRIGAREAVAAAREAYPVADVLAARDFLDFVALRPDHDFDGNALKGEIERVAT
- a CDS encoding aldehyde dehydrogenase family protein, which encodes MSDTFQHYIDGEWTDGSGDETFTSENPATGETLGEFRRGTPTDVQRALDAAEDSFEEWRSLSHIDRAEYLWDVYHELKDRHQELGEVVTKECGKEISEGKADVTEAWHMVEWAAGNARHPHGDIVPSEIASKDAYMRRKPNGVVGCITPWNFPVAIPFWHMAIALVEGNVVVWKPAEQTPWCGQIIAEMLEDAGIPDGVFNMVQGFGDAGAEIVENDVTDTVLFTGSAEVGHEVASKVGGEPGKNAACEMGGKNGIVITEEADLDIAVHSAVMSSFKTTGQRCVSSERLIVHEDVYDEFKERYVEIAENIAVGDPLDADTFMGPAIEEGHVEKIQRHNEMARKEGANVLVDRFELDDDEIPDGHEDGHWVGPFVYEMEYDTDLRSLKEECFGPHVALVKYSGDIEDAVDIHNDVPYGLAGAVISEDYRQVNYYRDKAEVGLAYGNLPCIGAEVQLPFGGVKKSGKGAPSAREAIEAVTERTAWTLNNSKDIEMAQGLSADIKTDDD
- a CDS encoding carbon-nitrogen family hydrolase: MTANHVDAGDGLRVALVQFSPDAGNVEDNVERALSELEAAADAGADLVAFPELFDVGYFAFDSYARQAEGLGGPRLAAFADAARENDVWVLAGTVVEDLASTAASSVDVPTPADEGLANTAVVFSPRGDRELVYRKHHLFGYDSAEAELLVAGERRPTVDVAGFTLAVSTCYDLRFPELYREYLDAGADLVLVPSAWPYPRVEHWKTLPSTRAVENLSYVATINGAGTVGGTDLVGRSTAYDPWGTPVATTDDRETTVFADLDPERVRSVRAEFPALEDRRL
- a CDS encoding SRPBCC family protein; translation: MTVTVERTFAFAAPPEDVWAFISDPRCRAEAISVVEDYDIDPDGDGDRATWHVGLPIPVIDRTTAVETRDVERREGEYVKFVGRSKVMRVVGEHEVVPTEDGCELVNRFRVEGKLPGVERYFRKNLDDELDNLEAALRADLGLPA